In Bacteroidota bacterium, the genomic stretch CAGTGCTACCTCGCTATCCCATATATCCAGTCGGGCATCTATGGCCACCAGGTCTACCTGCTGCTCGGCCTGCTCAAAGCCACGGTACAGGCCGTAGCTCAGGTCTTGCGTGCCTCCTATTACCATTAGGGTCTTGCCCCGCTTCAGGATGGCGTGGGCCACAAACTGCAGGGCATCCTGCACCTCCTCTGGCTCGGCCTTCTGTACCAGGTTTCCCAGGTCGCATATCTTTAGCGCGCGCGGCGCACTCAGCTGGTACAGGCGGTCGCGTATCTGGTCTGCCGCCCGCGCACAGCCTCTATCATCGGCAGAACCGCGGTCTTCGCGTATGCCAAAGAGCACCAGGTCTGCCTGGGTCCAATCCGGGAAGGCGGTAACAAACTTTTGCGTCAGGTTTCCCAGCGCATGCGGGTTTGGGCGGAATCGCGGATCGAACAGTTCGGGATTTAGCGCGTCGAAAAAGAAGGAGATGTCCATACCTTTGTGCAAACGTACGCAACTCGATGATACTGGTAACCGGTGCTACGGGCTTTCTGGGCCTCCATGTGGTAGAAGATTTACTCAGGCACGGGTACAAGGTGCGGGTACTTGTGCGTAACCCACTCCACCCCCGCCTGGCCAGCGTGCGAGACCGCGTAACACTGGTGGAGGGAGACCTGCTAGATATCTCTAGCCTGGAGGTAGCACTGCGTGATATATCGGGCATTGTGCACGCGGCAGCACAGGTAAGCTTTTACCGCCCCTACCACCGGCAGATGGAACAGGTGAACCAAACTGGCACTGCCCGACTGGTGAATATGGCGCTGGAGATGGGTGTGGCCCGGCTGGTGTATGTAAGCAGCATAGGCGCCCTGGGTCCGGCAGATAAAAACGGCATCATCCATGAGGACTGCAAGTGGGTGCCAGGCCTGCCTGGTACCCGGTACGGCTATACCAAATATCTGGGTGAGCTGGAGGTGCACCGGGGCGTGGCCGAGGGGCTAGAGGCAGCCATCGTGAACCCCAGCCTGATCATAGGCCCGGGCGACTGGGCACAGGGCAGCCCGGCACTCATACACCGCATAGCCAAGGGCATGCGGCTGTACCCGCCCGGCACAAATGGATTTGTGGGCGTGTGGGATGCAGCCAGGGCCGCACGCCTGCTACTGGAGAGCAATGTGCGAAGGGGCGAACGCTATGTGCTGAACAGCGAGAACCTGAGTTTCCGCGACTTCTTTGGCCGTGTAGCCGCCGAGCTGGGCAAGCCCGCACCCAAGTGGGTGGTGCCCCGCAGGCCCGCTATGGCCTACGGCTACCTAAATGAGCTAGCAGCCCACCTAAGGGGTACGCACCCACTCATAACCCTGGAAAG encodes the following:
- a CDS encoding NAD-dependent epimerase/dehydratase family protein, whose product is MILVTGATGFLGLHVVEDLLRHGYKVRVLVRNPLHPRLASVRDRVTLVEGDLLDISSLEVALRDISGIVHAAAQVSFYRPYHRQMEQVNQTGTARLVNMALEMGVARLVYVSSIGALGPADKNGIIHEDCKWVPGLPGTRYGYTKYLGELEVHRGVAEGLEAAIVNPSLIIGPGDWAQGSPALIHRIAKGMRLYPPGTNGFVGVWDAARAARLLLESNVRRGERYVLNSENLSFRDFFGRVAAELGKPAPKWVVPRRPAMAYGYLNELAAHLRGTHPLITLESARTSGGLRRFSSARFQRDFGFVFERMDTVIRRTVEAYRNETTYQR